A region of the Phaseolus vulgaris cultivar G19833 chromosome 11, P. vulgaris v2.0, whole genome shotgun sequence genome:
GGAATCCGAAAAATCGGATAGGCACTTCTGGTAAAATtccagatccaccaatccataattcaaaatatgcatttcacattcaaaaatccatcattcAAAAAAAGCATTCTGGATCTACCAATCCATAACAAAAGTATACATTCCAGATTCAGAAATTCATAACTAAAAAAAAGCATTCTGGATCCATCAATCCATAATAGAATTAGGCTTCCGGATTCAGCaatccaaaaattaataatttatgcaaaatttgcttccagaacaccccctcatccagaaaaaaaaatatttagttccGGATTGACCCGATTTCCAGTAACCACGGTGTCATTCttcaaataaaagattaagGCCAGTTTtgggatttagaaaattgtggagtgcaggaagaaacacgtaggggtgcaggaagaagaagccatttCCAAGTTGTGCTttcataaaatttgaaattctaattttattttttaaaaacaaattatcaaTTTTGAGAATTTAAATCCAGAATGTGCCATCAGTATTTCATTTATACATGTCGGAAtgttaaaagttaaattttgtattttgaaatgtagaattcaaaatataaattatagattttgaaatacatttttttttattattgattctACATAATTGACGTTATGGGCTGGCCTTGAAAATCATGGACTGGATTGGAAAAAAGGTCCACAAACTAACAGGTTGActcgaaaaaaaaaattctagtcttatatataaatttgagtTGGATAAGTGTTATAAGAATTAAGTTTGGAAacaaataaactaaaaacaatgacaaatacatttttaacttttgagaacactaaaaacataaaagaatagcctaaaaaatctaatatcattttacatatttttaaaaataaaaaaaaataaagagtgGATTTGTGAGCCAATCCTTCCATAGCAGTGAGTTAAAGCACTTGTCTCAGGATATTagatctaaattattttattgttattacaTATTTTTCGTTACAATGTAAAGTTTGATAAACATGTAGATTTATTCACCAATAAATTGAGTTTTGTGATTTACTAATTTTcgtattaataaatataataggtttcaatcattaaataaaatcaaacttGTACCATAAAATTGAAGAGACAACTACAGTTTTGAAagactatttatttaatttcaagagttaaaataccaaaatgaatagtttaaaagataaaaatataaaaacaaatttaataacaAATTAAGACTACAAACATAGTTTAACTTataaaaagtaaagaaaaatattatatatgataACTTACAAATAAGATGATAGTGTAAAAAAAAAGGTGACGATGTCCCGTttctattaataaatttattttaatgcaCCTCGTGTGATCTAGTTATCTAACgtgaataaatatttgaaaaagcTTGAAGGAAATATCACTTTAACTTAAATTCCTTACTTAATTTGTTTTCAGACGAACATGAGATGCCTTCAACAATACcaatatatatttcatttcgTAAATCATACGACATGGTCACTGTTCACACTGAGAATATTCCACCTTCTGTTCCACGAAACCAGGAAATTGACCCTTGCTCTTAAGACTTGAAATACGTTTTCGGTGCCCTCGACCTTGTCTGTGTTGTTCCCATTCATGTAATCCTCTAAGAACCCGATCTCCGCACGCCTGCCAAAAGGAAAGTTCATAAGAAAACTTCAACTTTTTATGTAGTATTTCATGCAGAAAAATTCGGCATCCAAATGAAAAAATTTAGAGAAACTTAAATTTGCTATTTTTTTCTGTAGGTGAAAATTGTATGCAGTTTGTGCCACATTATTGCAGTAAGACTGCAAGATCACCACACTCCCTTTCCAGAGTAAAAAGAAGATTCATTTAAGTTATTAACAAAAAACGAAACAAATGTCTCTGGGCAAGTGGATCATAAAACATAACAGACCTTGCATACGTATTGAGTCCAGAGGTCCCTTTGGATTATTTTCATCCCTGTGTCATTTGAAGTCCCAAAGGTGGATGAGAAGCTTCCGTTCCCACTCAAGAAAGATTTAACTATCTTCACAGCAGATTCAACTACTTGGCGTGCCCATACATCTTCTGATTTGCCTGAAACATAAATAACTAAATGAATGTAATCCAGGGTGGATACTAAACGACCTAATTGACGAACATAGAAAATACGCAGGAACAAGATTAAAACAGCTTACTTGATATTGGTGCTGTGGAATCAACAAAGTGTATGTTCCAACCAAACAATGTTTGCAGTCGACTGAGCATCCTCTTCTGTCATGAACAAAGCTTCTATATAAATCTCAGACTTTAAGTTTCCGTACAAACTCCAGTCAATTCATTGTCACCAACGAATACTgaatatttatgttattttccTTGAGGTTATCATGTTCCGGACTACTTAGACAATAACACTAATTCTAGGAAGCACTGGAAAACactaaaaatattacaaataaattatagctaaaacaaataaatagtGATACTGTACAGCAGAATAGCAGGTGAACTAAATGCTCTACAAAAAGGACAATGTATTTCAAATTTCTAAGTCAAAATTCAGATGAATCATCTCAGTGGTACTGGCAATTTTGCTATTACTTGTGAATACAGAAAAATGACATTTTCAGTTTCCTTGCATGCCCGGCCAAAATAAGAATGCTTGTTGAAGTCATAAAACAAATGACATTAATTTTTTACCTGTCGGCGAACAAGTCTCCTGGTATTGACCTTTACTTTTTCAATTGCTTCTTCCAAAAGAATTGTGGATTCAGTATCAGAGGAAGATCTCACCAACTCCACCAAATTACCATTAAACAACGTCTTGCCCTTTTCTATGCTGGATCCTTCAGTCAAATCCCTCTCTCTTTCATACATGTCTTTGACAACACAAGTTCTAAGAAGAGGCTCAAATTCACGGACACCAATGGCCTGTCGCAAACCTCTAGTATAATCTGCATTCAAATTATAAATGTCATAGACTTCATTGAGTAATCCATCTTCCATCATGCAATCTACCCTCTGCTCTACATATCTGTCCAGTACAGGGAGAGATGCATCCACACATACAAAGCAACAATCATATCTTAAGTTGTCAACTTGACCCCAATTCTGCCCTGCCACAAGTACGACCAATATTATTTAAAAGGGGAAAAAATAATCAACAGACATATTGCAATAAAACATTGGCAATTTAACATCTTTCTTCCATTATTAATCCACTTGATGT
Encoded here:
- the LOC137826721 gene encoding tRNA dimethylallyltransferase 2, translating into MASESTVTSNSTDGERPKVVVIMGPTASGKSKLAVDLASHFPVEVINADSMQVYRGLDVLSNKLPLSHQNGVPHHLLGTVSPNVEFTAKAFRDSAIPIIDDILARNRLPVVVGGTNYYIQALVSPFLLDDSAEDMDESCLGDPPGITQSENSFPAENDGSSYGYDLLKDIDPVAANRIHPNNHRKINQYISLYTRTGVPPSKVFQGKAAENWGQVDNLRYDCCFVCVDASLPVLDRYVEQRVDCMMEDGLLNEVYDIYNLNADYTRGLRQAIGVREFEPLLRTCVVKDMYERERDLTEGSSIEKGKTLFNGNLVELVRSSSDTESTILLEEAIEKVKVNTRRLVRRQKRMLSRLQTLFGWNIHFVDSTAPISSKSEDVWARQVVESAVKIVKSFLSGNGSFSSTFGTSNDTGMKIIQRDLWTQYVCKACGDRVLRGLHEWEQHRQGRGHRKRISSLKSKGQFPGFVEQKVEYSQCEQ